A region from the Cryptosporangium arvum DSM 44712 genome encodes:
- a CDS encoding helix-turn-helix domain-containing protein — MTVLLDTDLLPESERLDALHAAFEDRSPRRSIVVDADQARYRIERFDLGSDVQLLHTGGNALRIVRTGRQVRSDASEHVAIGLRRRGAGMVSTAGTDVELPVGHLNCTDMTRPYELVHGAANVHDVLILGNAQAGVSVDVVRAAAPVLRRSPVYDLVRGHLDNLYRAATGLGGDHRQLTGQATAALVCALLTTAAESRDQDDAMDAALAARLTLYLEMHLADRDLTVEKVAAAHAISVRHLYNVWARAGHESTPAQWILERRLRRARNLLTEKKSRHHSIAAVARLSGFADSSHFSRRFRQTFGVSPTEWRATR; from the coding sequence GTGACCGTGCTCCTCGACACCGATCTCCTGCCGGAATCCGAGCGCCTGGACGCCCTGCACGCCGCGTTCGAGGACCGGAGTCCCCGGCGGAGCATCGTGGTGGACGCCGATCAGGCGCGCTACCGGATCGAGCGGTTCGACCTCGGGTCGGACGTCCAGCTGCTCCACACCGGTGGCAACGCGCTGCGGATCGTGCGCACCGGCCGCCAGGTTCGGTCGGACGCCTCCGAGCACGTGGCGATCGGGCTGCGTCGTCGCGGCGCCGGGATGGTGTCCACCGCGGGCACCGATGTCGAACTCCCGGTCGGGCACCTCAACTGCACGGACATGACCCGCCCCTACGAGCTGGTGCACGGCGCCGCCAATGTTCACGACGTCCTCATTCTCGGTAACGCGCAAGCGGGCGTGTCCGTCGACGTGGTCCGCGCCGCGGCGCCGGTGCTGCGGCGCAGCCCGGTCTACGACCTGGTGCGCGGGCACCTGGACAACTTGTACCGGGCGGCGACCGGTCTGGGCGGCGACCACCGGCAGCTGACGGGGCAGGCCACCGCCGCGCTGGTGTGCGCGCTGCTGACCACGGCGGCGGAGTCCCGCGACCAGGACGACGCGATGGACGCCGCGCTCGCGGCCCGCCTCACCCTGTACCTCGAGATGCACCTGGCCGATCGCGACCTCACGGTGGAGAAGGTCGCCGCGGCGCACGCCATCTCGGTGCGGCACCTCTACAACGTGTGGGCACGCGCCGGGCACGAGAGCACACCGGCGCAGTGGATCCTCGAGCGGCGCCTGCGGCGGGCCCGGAATCTGCTCACCGAGAAGAAGTCGCGACACCACAGCATCGCGGCGGTCGCGCGTCTCAGCGGCTTCGCCGACAGCAGC